One Bufo gargarizans isolate SCDJY-AF-19 chromosome 3, ASM1485885v1, whole genome shotgun sequence DNA segment encodes these proteins:
- the LYRM9 gene encoding LYR motif-containing protein 9 isoform X1, producing the protein MVPLPGAELVQRPLQLYRYLLRCCKQLPNENLQHHYKHAVRQSFRVHADEDDSERIRQIIKRAIEDADWVMNKKTRLTAYEDYYVI; encoded by the exons ATGGTACCTTTACCTGGAGCAGAGCTGGTGCAGAGGCCCTTACAGCTGTATCGGTACCTTCTTCGCTGTTGCAAGCAACTTCCAAATGAGAATCTTCAACATCATTATAAGCACGCAGTGCGACAG AGCTTCCGGGTGCATGCTGATGAGGATGACTCCGAGAGGATACGACAGATTATTAAGAGGGCCATAGAGGATGCTGACTGGGTAATGAATAAG AAAACAAGGCTAACAGCATATGAAGACTATTACGTTATTTGA
- the LYRM9 gene encoding LYR motif-containing protein 9 isoform X2: MVPLPGAELVQRPLQLYRYLLRCCKQLPNENLQHHYKHAVRQSFRVHADEDDSERIRQIIKRAIEDADWVMNKYRKQG; the protein is encoded by the exons ATGGTACCTTTACCTGGAGCAGAGCTGGTGCAGAGGCCCTTACAGCTGTATCGGTACCTTCTTCGCTGTTGCAAGCAACTTCCAAATGAGAATCTTCAACATCATTATAAGCACGCAGTGCGACAG AGCTTCCGGGTGCATGCTGATGAGGATGACTCCGAGAGGATACGACAGATTATTAAGAGGGCCATAGAGGATGCTGACTGGGTAATGAATAAG TATAGAAAACAAGGCTAA